The genomic DNA AATTCCTCAAGGCTCTCGTTGACATCGGGGGGCAGGATGCGGATACCCAATCTGGCACACTCTCCGATATAAGACACAACCTTTGAAGTATTGTCCAATATGCTGGTCAGCAGCGCCGCCATATACTCCTTGGGATAATGACATTTCAGCCAAGCGGTCTGATACGAAATATAAGCGTAGGCCGCCGCGTGCGATTTGTTAAACGCGTAGGCAGCAAAAGCGCTCATCTCGTCAAATATGTCGCTGGCGATGCCCTCTGGAATACCATTGGCGATACAACCTGCACACTCAACCGTTCCATCGTCATTTTTCATGCCGTAGATGAAATGCTCGCGCTCCTTTTGCATGACAGAGGCTTTCTTTTTGCTCATGGCGCGGCGCACAAGATCGGCCCGCCCGTAAGAGAAACCCGCCAACTCACGGCAGATCTGCATGACCTGTTCCTGATAGACAATGCATCCATAGGTAACGTCTAGGATATTTTTAAGCTTGGGGTGTTTATAGGTCACCAGCTCCGGCTTATGCCGGTTCTGAATATAACGAGGAATTGATTCCATCGGACCGGGGCGATAGAGCGAGATAACTGCGATCAAATCCTCCATGTGTTCGGGGCGCAACTGCATCAGCACCTGTCGCATACCGGACGATTCAAACTGGAATACGCCCTCGGTATGCCCCTTTGAGAACATGGCATAGACCGCAGCATCATCAAGCGAAATATCATCAGCAGAAAAACCGGGGGTTGTTTTGCGTATCATACTTTCACTGTCGGCGATAACCGTGAGGTTTCGCAGCCCCAGAAAATCCATCTTAAGAAGACCCAGTTCCTCAAGCGTTCCCATCGGAAACTGCGTCACAATCGCATCCTCCCCACTCTGTAAAGGCACATACCTTTCCACGGGCTCTTTGGAGATTACGACACCCGCTGCGTGGGTTGAGGCGTGGCGTGGCATACCCTCAAGACTCATGGCCACGTCGATTAAATCGTGTGCGGCGGAGTCTTCGTCATACAGGCGCTTAAAGTCCTTTGAGGAGGTCAGCGCCTTAGAAAGCGTAATACCCAATTCGGCGGGCACCAGCTTAGCTACAACGTCCACCTGCTGATAGCTCATACCCAATGCACGGCCGCTGTCTCTGATTGCGGCGCGTGCCGCCATGGTGCCGAAGGTGATGATCTGCGCCACATGGTCGGCCCCGTAGCGCCGGACGACATATTCAATAACCTCCGGCCTGCGGACATAGCAGAAATCGATATCAAAGTCCGGCATACTGACACGCTCAGGATTTAAAAAGCGTTCAAAAATCAAGTGATATTTCATCGGGTCGATGCCGGTGATGCCGATGCAGTACGCCGCTAGGCTGCCCGCACCTGAGCCTCTGCCTGGGCCAACCGGAATGCCCTGTGATTTAGCATAAGCGATGAAATCATGTACGATGAGGTAATAATCAACATACCCCATCTTTTCGATAACCGAAAGCTCGTATTCTAGCCGGTCTACAACCTCCTGCGAAGGATTCTCACCATAGTAACGACGCAGCCCCTCATAGCAGCTCGTGCGAAAATATTCACGGTTTTCCCGACCGTCCGGCACTGTAAAGCTCGGGAGCTTTAGTTCTCCAAATGTAAAATCCACATTGCAACGCTCGGCAATTTTCAGGGTCGTATCCATCGCATCCTCAAAGCCGGGCAGTGCTTTTTGCATCTCGTCGCGAGTCTTAACAAAAAATTCGTCGGTGGAAAACTCCATGCTGGAATTGTCGACGGTGGTATTGGTCTGAATGCAGGTCAACACATGCTGCATGCGGCTGTCCTCGCGGCGGATATAATGCGCATCGTTAGTCGCGACAATGCCCACCTCAAGCTCGTTGGCTAAACGGCGCAGCATTGGCAAAATGCGCTGTTGCTCAGTAATGCCATGGTTCTGCACCTCGATATAATAGTTCTCTCGACCAAAAATTTCAATGTGTTTTTCTGCGGCCTGTTTAGCACCATCGTAGTCTCCCGCCATCAGAAGGCGGGGAATCTGTCCTGACAGGCAGGCAGAGAGGGCGATTAACCCCTCGGATTTCTGCGCCAACAGCGCCATATCGACGC from Oscillospiraceae bacterium MB24-C1 includes the following:
- a CDS encoding DNA polymerase III subunit alpha — translated: MNDFVHLHLHTEYSLLDGACRIDRVLEYAKKIGQSAVAITDHGVMYGVIDFYKKAKAVGVKPIIGCEVYVAPRSMQDKVHRIDSSPHHLVLLCKNMTGYQNLISLVSHGCIEGFYTKPRVDMALLAQKSEGLIALSACLSGQIPRLLMAGDYDGAKQAAEKHIEIFGRENYYIEVQNHGITEQQRILPMLRRLANELEVGIVATNDAHYIRREDSRMQHVLTCIQTNTTVDNSSMEFSTDEFFVKTRDEMQKALPGFEDAMDTTLKIAERCNVDFTFGELKLPSFTVPDGRENREYFRTSCYEGLRRYYGENPSQEVVDRLEYELSVIEKMGYVDYYLIVHDFIAYAKSQGIPVGPGRGSGAGSLAAYCIGITGIDPMKYHLIFERFLNPERVSMPDFDIDFCYVRRPEVIEYVVRRYGADHVAQIITFGTMAARAAIRDSGRALGMSYQQVDVVAKLVPAELGITLSKALTSSKDFKRLYDEDSAAHDLIDVAMSLEGMPRHASTHAAGVVISKEPVERYVPLQSGEDAIVTQFPMGTLEELGLLKMDFLGLRNLTVIADSESMIRKTTPGFSADDISLDDAAVYAMFSKGHTEGVFQFESSGMRQVLMQLRPEHMEDLIAVISLYRPGPMESIPRYIQNRHKPELVTYKHPKLKNILDVTYGCIVYQEQVMQICRELAGFSYGRADLVRRAMSKKKASVMQKEREHFIYGMKNDDGTVECAGCIANGIPEGIASDIFDEMSAFAAYAFNKSHAAAYAYISYQTAWLKCHYPKEYMAALLTSILDNTSKVVSYIGECARLGIRILPPDVNESLEEFSAAEQGIRFGLLAIKNLGRGVVRAILDAREADGRFTDIYDFCNRLYGSDLRRRSLESLIKCGACDGFGLSRRALLSGCDALLEDIDRVHKANISGQVNLFDNLSSDANNSNQQIAQQPEYEPSQLLKMEKEIIGLYVSGHPLLAYRDLIASLPVTCVSDIIASAENRTEALHDDARVSIAAVVDTKKLSITKKGDTMAYLTVEDLTGSIEALVFPRVLEQYAALTDVDRLVVLSGRLSYREDEDPKLILEEARPMDEMGSVSQQAGVYTNKVRPPEEKKHNRAARPGLYLKVLTPDAPEWLSAQKYMAVFDGNTPVYVYFTESRQLTLAPRSMWVSLCEVLLRVLKEELGEQNIAVVE